From Salvia splendens isolate huo1 chromosome 16, SspV2, whole genome shotgun sequence, a single genomic window includes:
- the LOC121771989 gene encoding uncharacterized protein LOC121771989, with amino-acid sequence MGFVQKDINAKYMRNKSWPMFNDWKEIFGKDRADGLNVMDTGEAVQKIYGSKADAGSSSAKSSPMTLDELFPDEVFTGGVVPEMVDESTSAPAPARLPARVPTKLYPKKRKAEDKMDSVLAMMNRIHEDTNERLKDISNRIGYEFDISTKRTEVFNQLKGMAGLTIKQQFYAAKKLVKEPELMDLFRGLDEWARPTFVLDLLETDGMI; translated from the exons ATGGGTTTCGTTCAG AAAGACATTAATGCCAAGTACATGAGGAATAAGTCGTGGCCAATGTTCAATGACTGGAAGGAGATTTTCGGCAAGGACCGTGCGGATGGGCTTAATGTAATGGACACCGGGGAGGCTGTTCAAAAGATATATGGTTCTAAGGCTGATGCTGGTTCAAGTTCAGCCAAATCTTCACCGATGACCTTAGATGAACTATTCCCAGATGAAGTTTTTACTGGAGGTGTAGTGCCTGAGATGGTAGATGAGAGCACCTCGGCCCCGGCACCAGCGAGACTACCTGCGAGGGTACCAACCAAATTGTATCCAAAAAAGAGGAAGGCCGAGGACAAGATGGACAGTGTCCTTGCTATGATGAATCGCATCCATGAAGACACCAATGAGCGGCTGAAGGACATATCTAACCGAATTGGTTATGAGTTTGATATAAGCACAAAGAGAACCGAGGTCTTCAACCAGCTGAAAGGCATGGCCGGGCTCACCATCAAACAACAGTTTTATGCGGCAAAGAAGTTAGTAAAGGAGCCAGAGCTAATGGATCTGTTCAGGGGATTGGATGAATGGGCACGGCCGACGTTTGTGCTTGATCTCCTGGAGACGGATGGAATGATTTGA
- the LOC121769800 gene encoding S-adenosylmethionine decarboxylase proenzyme-like produces the protein MESKGGKKKSSSSKSLFYEAPLGYSIEDVRPNGGIKKFRSAAYSNCARKPSMDMPVSAIGFEGYEKRLEISFVEPGVFADTGGYGLRALTKAQLDEILDPAQCTIVASLKNDDVDSYVLSESSLFVYSYQIILKTCGTTKLLLSIPPILRLADGLGLTVSSVRYSRGSFIFPGAQPFPHRSFNEEVAVLDDHFSKLGLMSEAYVMGDADEHEKWHVYSAYLKPSSDVEPVYTLEMCMTNLDQKKASVFFKNQSSSAAIMTDASGIRNILPESEICDFDFDPCGYSMNSIEGGAVSTIHVTPEDGFSYASFETGGYDFGKVDLTQLVERVLACFNPAKFSVAVRASVAGKELESAFKLDIAKYGCAERRCEVLGDGGSVIYCNFTSAAGCGSPMSTLHQCWSESEDEEIEKK, from the exons ATGGAGTCAAAGGGTGGGAAGAAGAAATCTAGCAGTAGTAAATCCCTATTCTACGAAGCTCCCCTCGGTTACAGCATTGAAGACGTTCGACCGAACGGTGGAATCAAGAAATTCAGATCTGCTGCATACTCAAAC TGCGCTCGCAAGCCATC AATGGACATGCCAGTCTCTGCAATTGGGTTTGAGGGTTATGAGAAGAGGCTCGAGATCTCTTTTGTTGAGCCCGGAGTATTTGCTGACACCGGCGGCTATGGCCTCCGCGCGCTTACCAAAGCACAGTTGGATGAAATCTTAGATCCAGCACAATGCACCATTGTTGCATCTCTGAAGAACGATGATGTCGACTCCTATGTCCTGTCCGAGTCGAGCCTCTTTGTCTACTCATACCAGATAATTCTGAAAACTTGTGGCACTACAAAACTGCTGCTGTCCATCCCACCGATTCTGAGGTTGGCTGATGGACTTGGACTGACTGTGAGCTCTGTTAGATACTCCCGTGGAAGCTTCATATTCCCGGGTGCTCAACCATTCCCCCACCGGAGTTTCAACGAGGAAGTTGCTGTTCTTGACGACCATTTCTCCAAACTTGGACTGATGAGCGAAGCCTATGTGATGGGAGATGCTGATGAGCACGAGAAGTGGCATGTCTACTCAGCCTACTTGAAGCCGTCGAGTGATGTGGAACCTGTGTACACCCTTGAGATGTGCATGACCAATCTGGACCAGAAGAAGGCCTCTGTGTTCTTCAAGAACCAATCCAGCTCTGCTGCTATCATGACCGATGCGTCTGGCATCAGGAACATCCTCCCTGAATCAGAGATCTGTGACTTTGATTTTGACCCATGTGGCTACTCCATGAACTCGATCGAGGGAGGCGCGGTGTCTACTATCCATGTCACCCCAGAAGATGGCTTCAGCTATGCAAGTTTTGAAACAGGCGGGTATGATTTTGGGAAGGTAGACTTGACTCAGCTCGTGGAGAGGGTGTTGGCGTGCTTCAACCCGGCCAAATTCTCCGTGGCTGTGCGAGCTTCTGTTGCTGGGAAGGAGCTTGAGTCTGCTTTTAAACTGGACATTGCAAAGTATGGTTGTGCAGAGAGGAGATGCGAGGTGCTCGGTGATGGTGGATCTGTTATCTACTGCAACTTCACTAGTGCCGCGGGCTGTGGATCTCCAATGTCGACTCTGCACCAATGCTGGAGTGAGAGCGAGGATGAGGAAATcgaaaagaaataa
- the LOC121771991 gene encoding uncharacterized protein LOC121771991 has translation MADQDVVQKIARTEPTELLILLEEILRNHRMNMLLITMFINLARSKSQKRKRRVGGLITEAMIEAIPAHVKQVDRLVRVSDRSCVDNLRMDRNTFGRLCRILRDRVGLFDQKFVTVEEQVAMFLSILSHHKKTRVVGHDFMRSSETVSKYTHVVLRGVLTLHDIFLVKPEPVGDDCTDSRWKCFKGCLGALDGTYIHVRVPIADAPRYRNRKGQISTNTLAVCDRYLRFVYVLPGWEGSAGDSRILRDAISRPLGLKIPKDCYYLCDNAYANSEGFITPYKGVRYHLKEWGNGAQAPQSPEELFNLMHSKARNVIERSFAVLKMRWGILRSPSFYPIDVQTGLIIACFLLHNFIRTQMEVDPYDALVGEHYEDGYGSDSDDPVVPTISSVAPTPAWMKKRDDFASTIWNDRTNM, from the exons ATGGCCGACCAAGACGTTGTTCAGAAG ATTGCAAGAACAGAACCAACAGAGCTATTGATCTTACTTGAGGAAATACTGAGAAATCATCGGATGAACATGCTTCTAATCACCATGTTTATCAATTTGGCCAGATCCAAATCACAAAAAAGGAAACGGAGGGTGGGGGGATTAATTACCGAGGCTATGATTGAAGCCATTCCCGCACATGTAAAGCAGGTGGATAGGCTTGTCCGGGTTTCTGATCGTTCCTGCGTGGACAATTTGCGTATGGATAGAAACACTTTCGGTAGATTGTGTCGCATTCTACGGGACCGGGTAGGATTATTCGACCAAAAATTTGTCACCGTTGAGGAACAAGTTGCTATGTTTTTGTCCATTTTGTCCCACCACAAAAAGACACGGGTTGTAGGACACGATTTCATGCGTTCTTCTGAAACAGTTTCTAAGTACACTCATGTTGTGCTACGTGGGGTGCTTACTTTGCATGACATTTTTTTGGTTAAACCGGAACCGGTTGGGGATGACTGCACGGACTCACGATGGAAGTGTTTTAAG GGTTGTCTAGGAGCTTTAGATGGAACATACATACACGTGCGCGTGCCCATAGCTGACGCACCACGTTATCGTAACAGGAAGGGGcaaatatcaacaaatacaCTTGCAGTGTGTGATCGCTACCTTCGGTTCGTTTACGTGCTGCCAGGATGGGAAGGTTCAGCTGGTGATTCCCGAATATTACGCGATGCCATTAGCCGGCCCCTCGGGCTTAAAATACCTAAAG ATTGCTATTACCTCTGCGACAATGCATACGCCAACAGTGAGGGATTCATCACACCGTACAAAGGCGTCCGGTACCATTTGAAGGAGTGGGGTAATGGCGCTCAGGCACCTCAATCGCCCGAGGAATTGTTCAACTTGATGCACTCTAAAGCTCGGAATGTTATTGAGCGCTCATTTGCAGTACTGAAGATGCGTTGGGGAATACTCCGCAGTCCAAGCTTCTATCCTATTGATGTCCAAACTGGATTGATCATTGCCTGTTTCTTGCTCCACAATTTCATCCGCACGCAGATGGAGGTGGATCCGTATGATGCATTGGTTGGAGAACATTATGAAGATGGGTATGGAAGTGATAGCGATGATCCTGTTGTTCCCACTATAAGTTCGGTCGCACCAACACCGGCGTGGATGAAGAAACGGGACGACTTTGCTTCTACAATATGGAATGATAGGACAAACATGTGA
- the LOC121769799 gene encoding probable inactive ATP-dependent zinc metalloprotease FTSHI 3, chloroplastic, whose amino-acid sequence MASLPLAWSNGFLNAQEKLNLCVVNSKVYGADRTRSCSVSRSNFCPAASPFSLSNCCRKPYHRLSCSNKIRLIGNEKIDIDAQLIREGNRGKRRRWFSLRLRPRIRLLSRRLKRASIRSMLDALGTFLRKNVKRVTFSTSVSVVLGLCFLFLKLTAMPNPKGVPYSDLITSLQSGSVSKVLFEEGTRRIYYNTKVSAVEDESMSKRESVLENEHDEDASRNSVVEKNMLVKLTKPKTASPAWEFSTRKIDHDESYLLSLMREGGISYGSAPQSVLMSMRSILITVLTLWIPLTPLMFLLYRQLSAANSPAKKRKPSNQLVCFEDVEGVDAAKVELMEVVCCLQGSINYIKLGAKLPRGVLLVGPPGTGKTLLARAVAGEAGVPFFSVSASEFVELFVGRGAARIRDLFSVAKKNAPSIIFIDELDAVGGKRGRSFNDERDQTLNQLLTEMDGFDSNINVVVIAATNRPEALDPALCRPGRFSRKVYVGEPDEEGRKKILAIHLRGVPLEEDLGFICNLVASLTQGLVGADLANIVNEAALLAARRGAECVSREDIMEAIERAKFGINDERQRNPNTISKELVKMFPWMPSLMKRNDTWRDGGQGLGYQTLS is encoded by the exons ATGGCTTCTTTACCTCTTGCTTGGAGTAATGGGTTCTTGAATGCACAAGAAAAACTGAATCTTTGTGTTGTTAATTCTAAAGTTTATGGGGCAGATAGAACTCGATCTTGTTCAGTATCGAGGAGTAACTTTTGCCCTGCTGCTAGCCCCTTTTCATTGAGTAATTGCTGTCGGAAACCGTATCATAGATTGTCATGTAGCAACAAAATTAGGTTAATTGGAAATGAGAAGATAGATATTGATGCTCAGTTGATTAGAGAAGGAAATCGTGGGAAACGGAGGAGGTGGTTTTCTTTGAGATTGCGCCCTAGGATAAGGTTATTGTCGAGGAGATTGAAAAGGGCTTCGATTAGGTCGATGCTCGATGCCCTCGGGACGTTTCTCCGCAAGAATGTGAAGAGAGTCACGTTTTCGACTTCTGTATCTGTTGTTTTGGGGCTGTGCTTTTTGTTCCTCAAGTTAACTGCTATGCCCAATCCTAAAGGTGTTCCGTATTCGGACTTGATCACGAGCCTGCAGAGTGGGAGTGTGTCCAAGGTGTTGTTTGAGGAGGGTACTCGTCGTATATATTATAACACGAAGGTGTCAGCTGTGGAAGATGAGTCGATGAGTAAGAGAGAGAGCGTGCTTGAGAATGAGCACGACGAGGATGCTTCGCGAAATAGTGTGGTTGAGAAAAATATGCTTGTGAAACTCACGAAACCGAAAACTGCATCCCCTGCGTGGGAGTTTTCTACGAGAAAGATTGATCACGATGAGAGCTACCTTCTTAGTTTGATGAGAGAGGGGGGGATTTCGTATGGCTCAGCACCTCAATCAGTACTTATGTCGATGAGGAGTATCTTGatcacagttcttactttgtgGATTCCTTTGACTCCTTTGATGTTTCTTCTCTATCGTCAACTTTCTGCTGCCAATAGTCCTGCCAAGAAGAGAAAACCTAGCAACCAATTGGTTTGCTTTGAAGATGTTGAGGGTGTTGATGCTGCCAAAGTGGAGCTTATGGAG GTAGTGTGTTGTCTCCAAGGATCAATTAACTACATTAAATTGGGTGCCAAGTTGCCCAGAGGTGTGTTGCTCGTAGGCCCTCCAGGAACAGGAAAGACTCTACTTGCCCGTGCTGTTGCTGGAGAGGCAGGAGTACCATTTTTCTCTGTTTCCGCTAGTGAAtttgttgaattatttgttggAAGAGGGGCTGCCCGCATAAGGGACCTTTTCAGTGTTGCAAAGAAGAATGCACCTTCGATTATTTTCATTGATGAACTTGATGCAGTAGGTGGAAAGCGTGGAAGAAGCTTCAATGATGAAAGAGACCAGACACTGAACCAG TTGCTGACAGAAATGGATGGCTTTGATTCAAACATAAATGTGGTTGTTATTGCTGCAACAAATAGGCCAGAAGCCTTGGATCCAGCTCTGTGTCGACCTGGCCGGTTCTCCAGAAAAGTATACGTTGGAGAGCCGGATGAAGAAGGGAGGAAAAAGATTTTAGCTATACATCTAAGAGGAGTTCCTCTCGAGGAAGACTTGGGCTTTATTTGCAACCTAGTTGCATCCCTTACCCAAGGCTTAGTTGGGGCTGATCTTGCAAACATTGTCAACGAAGCTGCCCTCCTTGCCGCTCGCAGAG GGGCAGAATGTGTATCAAGGGAAGATATCATGGAAGCTATAGAAAGAGCAAAATTTGGAATAAATGACGAGAGGCAGAGAAATCCAAATACGATAAGCAAGGAACTCGTAAAAATGTTTCCCTGGATGCCTTCTCTTATGAAAAGAAATGATACTTGGAGAGATGGGGGTCAAGGGCTAGGCTATCAAACTTTGAGCTAA
- the LOC121772643 gene encoding pentatricopeptide repeat-containing protein At5g38730, translated as MECLHFARSESLLVKTVCAVVVKGYWDKLLKPKIGSSVTSSVINQVLSEFSVNGFLVSWSFFKWVETIPGYKHSLQSSWTLICTLTKQNHFRAAQNLVEKIARRDFLSSPAVLNALVNSCCDPDVNAHVLSWLVIFYADSKMTSEAVQVFEHMRVCGYKPHLHACTVLLNSLVKEGLTNLVWKVYKKMVKVGVHPNLLVYNVLIHACCKSRDAEKAEELLIEMESNNVSPDIFTYNTLISLYCKKGMHYEALCVQDRMEKGGVCPDIVTYNSLIYSYCREGRMREAWRLFKEIKGDVPNHVTYTTLIDGYCRVGDIVKALQLRGEMEANGLYPGVVTYNALLRKLFEEGRMGDANKILNEMGDRKIKPDVVTCNTLINAYCKIGDMRSALKFRNRMLEAGLRPDQFTYKALIHGYCKSKEINSAKEMLFDMIRAGLSPSYCTYTWLVDFYCNRNDDEAILALLDELVQGGICVDISVYRAMIRRLCKKERIGCAQRVFGAMQTRGILGDTVIYSSLAYAHFRGGDDISASALLDEMYQRRLMLTLKIFRSISASYAEDGTNLDAFWSTLTDRVSSTPVNAIARTQSAQATTLEWQRAKRRKRAAS; from the exons ATGGAATGCTTACATTTTGCAAGGAGTGAGAGCCTACTAGTTAAAACCGTATGTGCAGTCGTAGTTAAGGGCTATTGGGATAAACTCTTGAAACCGAAGATTGGTTCAAGCGTAACATCATCTGTTATAAACCAAGTATTATCTGAATTTTCTGTAAATGGCTTCTTAGTTTCATGGTCATTCTTCAAATGGGTGGAAACAATCCCAGGGTACAAGCATTCGTTGCAATCTTCTTGGACCCTGATTTGTACTCTCACGAAACAGAACCATTTTAGGGCTGCTCAAAATTTGGTCGAGAAGATCGCAAGAAGAGATTTTTTGTCGTCTCCTGCTGTTTTAAATGCTCTTGTGAATAGTTGCTGCGATCCCGATGTAAATGCTCACGTTTTGAGCTGGTTGGTGATATTTTATGCTGATTCAAAGATGACCTCAGAGGCGGTTCAAGTTTTTGAGCATATGAGGGTATGCGGATATAAGCCTCACCTGCACGCCTGTACTGTACTTTTGAATTCGTTGGTGAAAGAGGGGCTGACTAATTTGGTGTGGAAAGTGTATAAAAAGATGGTTAAAGTTGGGGTTCATCCAAATTTACTTGTTTATAATGTGTTGATCCATGCTTGTTGTAAGTCGAGGGATGCAGAGAAGGCGGAGGAGTTGTTGATTGAAATGGAGTCAAACAACGTGTCACCTGATATTTTCACGTATAATACGTTGATTTCATTGTACTGTAAAAAGGGTATGCACTATGAGGCGTTATGCGTTCAGGATAGGATGGAAAAAGGAGGAGTGTGTCCGGATATTGTAACTTACAATTCACTTATTTATAGTTATTGCAGAGAAGGTCGAATGAGGGAGGCTTGGAGGCTGTTTAAGGAGATTAAAGGTGATGTACCTAACCATGTCACGTATACTACCTTGATTGATGGTTATTGCAGAGTTGGTGATATTGTCAAAGCATTGCAGTTGCGTGGTGAAATGGAGGCCAACGGGTTGTATCCTGGCGTAGTTACCTATAATGCACTTCTGCGGAAGTTATTTGAAGAGGGCCGGATGGGGGAtgcaaataaaatattgaatgaGATGGGTGATAGAAAAATCAAACCTGATGTTGTGACTTGTAATACATTGATTAATGCTTATTGCAAGATAGGTGATATGAGATCTGCTTTAAAGTTTAGAAATAGGATGTTGGAGGCGGGTCTGAGGCCTGATCAGTTTACTTACAAGGCATTGATTCACGGGTACTGCAAATCGAAGGAGATAAACAGTGCTAAAGAGATGTTATTTGATATGATTAGGGCTGGATTATCCCCAAGTTATTGTACATACACATGGCTTGTGGATTTCTACTGCAACAGAAATGACGATGAGGCTATTTTGGCATTGCTTGATGAGCTAGTACAGGGGGgtatttgtgttgacatcagTGTGTATCGAGCAATGATACGAAGATTGTGTAAGAAAGAAAGAATTGGTTGTGCACAAAGAGTATTCGGAGCTATGCAAACGAGGGGGATATTAGGAGATACTGTGATCTACTCGAGTCTGGCTTATGCACACTTCAGAGGTGGAGATGACATTTCTGCTTCTGCATTGCTAGACGAAATGTATCAGAGGAGACTGATGTTGACGCTCAAAATATTCAGAAGTATAAGTGCTTCGTACGCAGAGGATGGGACCAACTTAGACGCTTTTTGGAGTACTCTTACTGATAGAG TCTCAAGCACCCCAGTCAATGCCATTGCTCGTACGCAATCAG CGCAAGCTACCACGCTGGAGTGGCAAAGGGCCAAGCGCAG GAAAAGGGCAGCCAGCTGA